In Ruminococcaceae bacterium BL-6, a genomic segment contains:
- a CDS encoding Multidrug ABC transporter permease yields the protein MKEKKENPVKVLFRFAGEAKGKMTLSVILAVLGELFGMAPFFAVAMLAGQVYGGTATVQSAALIAGAAAVCMALRAYLTMKSSLRSHGISFTILKNIRRAVADKMRRVPMGVMLETPSGAFKTLLVDNVGRLEDIIAHMIPELPSNIAAPLAGIVLVFALDWRMGLASLITVPVSLLFLAGMMRGYSEKMATYLRSGNEMNAALVEYVGGIQVIKAFGQSGRSFGRFSDSVRFFHDSTMAWWRQSWFWMAGLKAVLPSALLGTLPIGARLYMTGSLTLQVFLVCVILPIGFMPQLMKLGFGLEQLTYMAANLGPIQEFLAKPEQHRPEAPVALAGRAFAFERVGFSYDGKTRVLHDVSFTAGPGQVTAIVGPSGSGKSTIAKLMAGFWDATSGTVRFGGHDIRDIPFAQLMSEVSYVAQDNFLFDKSIRENIRMGNPAASDAEVEAAAKAANCHDFIRELESGYDTPAGDAGGLLSGGERQRITIARAMLKPASVVILDEATAYADPENEAQIQQAISRLVRGKTLIVVAHRLSTIRNADQILVVDKGEVAARGTHGELLKGCPLYETMWRQYIGAADTAEQEVV from the coding sequence ACGCTTTCGGTCATCCTGGCCGTTCTTGGAGAGCTGTTCGGCATGGCGCCCTTTTTCGCGGTGGCGATGCTGGCAGGGCAGGTCTACGGCGGAACGGCAACGGTGCAAAGCGCGGCGCTCATCGCGGGAGCGGCGGCGGTGTGCATGGCGCTGCGGGCGTATCTGACGATGAAATCCTCACTGCGAAGCCACGGGATTTCCTTTACCATTCTGAAAAACATCCGCCGCGCTGTCGCGGACAAAATGCGCCGGGTCCCCATGGGCGTGATGCTGGAGACGCCTTCCGGAGCCTTCAAGACGCTGCTGGTGGACAATGTCGGGCGTCTGGAGGACATCATCGCCCATATGATACCGGAGCTCCCCTCCAACATAGCGGCACCGCTGGCCGGCATCGTGCTGGTGTTCGCTCTCGACTGGCGGATGGGGCTTGCCTCCCTGATCACTGTCCCCGTGAGCCTGCTGTTCCTGGCGGGGATGATGCGGGGCTATTCGGAAAAGATGGCCACCTATCTGCGCTCGGGCAACGAGATGAACGCCGCCCTGGTGGAGTACGTCGGCGGCATCCAGGTCATCAAGGCTTTCGGACAGTCGGGGCGGAGCTTCGGACGCTTTTCCGACTCCGTGCGTTTTTTCCATGATTCCACCATGGCCTGGTGGCGGCAGAGCTGGTTCTGGATGGCGGGGCTCAAGGCGGTGCTTCCCTCCGCCCTGCTCGGTACGCTGCCCATCGGCGCGCGGCTGTACATGACCGGCAGCCTGACCCTGCAGGTGTTTTTGGTTTGCGTCATCCTCCCCATCGGCTTCATGCCCCAGCTGATGAAGCTGGGCTTCGGGCTGGAGCAGCTGACCTATATGGCGGCGAACCTGGGGCCGATCCAGGAGTTCCTCGCCAAACCGGAGCAGCATCGGCCGGAAGCTCCGGTGGCGCTCGCCGGGCGCGCCTTTGCTTTCGAGCGCGTCGGCTTTTCCTACGACGGGAAAACCCGGGTGCTGCACGATGTTTCCTTTACGGCCGGCCCCGGACAGGTCACCGCCATCGTGGGGCCGTCCGGCTCTGGGAAATCGACGATCGCCAAGCTGATGGCGGGCTTCTGGGACGCGACCTCCGGGACGGTGCGCTTCGGCGGGCACGACATCCGGGACATTCCCTTCGCTCAGCTCATGAGCGAAGTCAGCTACGTCGCGCAGGACAATTTCCTGTTCGACAAATCCATCCGCGAGAACATCCGCATGGGCAATCCCGCCGCGTCCGACGCCGAGGTGGAAGCGGCGGCGAAGGCCGCCAACTGCCACGATTTCATCCGGGAGCTGGAAAGCGGCTACGATACCCCCGCCGGCGACGCGGGCGGCCTCCTCTCCGGCGGGGAACGGCAGCGCATCACCATCGCCCGGGCCATGCTGAAGCCCGCGTCCGTCGTCATTCTCGACGAAGCCACGGCCTACGCCGACCCGGAAAACGAAGCGCAGATCCAGCAGGCCATCAGCCGCCTGGTCCGGGGAAAAACGCTGATCGTGGTGGCGCACCGGCTTTCCACCATCCGCAACGCCGACCAGATCCTGGTCGTCGACAAAGGAGAGGTCGCCGCCCGCGGAACGCACGGCGAGCTGCTGAAGGGCTGCCCTCTTTATGAAACCATGTGGCGTCAGTACATCGGCGCGGCGGATACCGCGGAACAGGAGGTCGTCTAA
- a CDS encoding ABC transporter ATP-binding protein, with protein sequence MLKMIRRILAIAGRHKSRILLGIALNFLKSASIAMMLLAVYVVFEHLDALTPAVIRQALWILIGSVAGRFLFQWLTDVAMSAEGFDMFRDYRLAVGERLKTAPMGYFSEQRLGTIQTILTSTVVELEQYSMLAITDITGGVSMAVVVIIMLAFFSLPMAVLSLAGLAVGLLVLRVIQKRATIYTAKVQAAQERLVTEVLEYIRGIAVLRAFLQDRNGESAVYQSFEDRSRAAYEQEHAAAGIMKLYSLVFKLASCGLLFLAVALYLNGAFPLSYCLMFLVSAFLVYAELENMSDGAFLARKINNELDRLEMIAYIPSLDRTDRPFRPGSPDIELRDVSFAYDSRTVIDHVSLTIPQGTTCAIVGPSGGGKTTLCSLIARFWDVQRGEVLVGGQNVKDCTADSLLAQISMVFQNVYLFHDTIENNIRFGNPDATHEQVVEAAERACCHDFITALPDGYDTVVGESGSTLSGGEKQRISIARAILKDAPIVILDEATSSVDPENEHALLAAIGELTKGKTLITIAHRLSTVRTADQIVVIDKGRIVQKGTHRELARQDGIYRRFLKLRSESIGWQL encoded by the coding sequence ATGCTTAAAATGATCCGGAGGATTCTGGCGATTGCGGGCCGGCACAAATCCCGCATTTTGCTCGGCATCGCGCTTAATTTTCTCAAAAGCGCTTCCATCGCCATGATGCTGCTGGCCGTCTATGTGGTGTTCGAGCATCTGGACGCGCTGACGCCCGCCGTCATCCGGCAGGCGCTGTGGATTTTGATCGGGAGCGTCGCCGGGCGGTTCCTGTTCCAGTGGCTGACCGACGTCGCCATGAGCGCCGAAGGCTTCGACATGTTCCGGGATTACCGGCTGGCCGTGGGCGAGCGCCTGAAAACCGCGCCCATGGGCTATTTCTCGGAGCAGAGGCTTGGCACCATTCAGACCATTCTAACATCCACAGTGGTAGAGCTGGAACAATATTCCATGCTGGCCATCACCGACATCACCGGCGGGGTCTCCATGGCGGTCGTCGTCATCATCATGCTGGCGTTTTTCAGCCTGCCTATGGCTGTCCTCAGCCTTGCCGGGCTGGCTGTCGGCCTGCTGGTATTGCGGGTGATTCAGAAACGGGCGACGATTTATACAGCGAAGGTGCAGGCGGCGCAGGAACGCCTGGTGACGGAAGTGCTGGAATACATCCGCGGCATCGCCGTGCTTCGGGCGTTTCTGCAGGACAGAAACGGAGAATCCGCCGTGTATCAGTCCTTTGAAGACAGGAGCCGGGCGGCTTACGAGCAGGAACATGCCGCCGCAGGCATCATGAAGCTCTATTCTCTGGTGTTCAAACTGGCCAGCTGCGGTCTGCTGTTTCTGGCCGTCGCACTGTATCTGAACGGAGCGTTTCCCCTTTCCTATTGCCTGATGTTCCTTGTTTCCGCCTTTCTGGTGTATGCGGAGCTGGAAAACATGAGCGACGGCGCGTTTCTGGCGCGCAAGATCAACAACGAGCTGGACCGGCTGGAAATGATCGCCTATATCCCGTCGCTGGACCGAACCGACCGGCCTTTCCGACCCGGCTCCCCGGATATTGAGCTCCGGGATGTCAGCTTCGCCTACGACAGCCGCACAGTGATCGATCACGTTTCCCTGACCATCCCCCAGGGAACGACCTGCGCCATCGTGGGACCCTCGGGCGGCGGCAAGACCACCCTGTGCAGCCTGATCGCCCGCTTCTGGGATGTCCAGCGGGGCGAGGTGCTGGTGGGCGGGCAGAACGTGAAGGACTGCACCGCCGACAGCCTGCTTGCGCAGATCAGCATGGTATTTCAGAATGTATACTTATTCCACGACACCATTGAGAACAACATCAGGTTCGGCAACCCGGACGCCACCCATGAGCAGGTGGTGGAGGCGGCCGAACGCGCCTGCTGCCACGACTTCATTACGGCGCTGCCGGACGGCTACGATACCGTCGTCGGGGAGAGCGGCTCCACCCTTTCGGGCGGGGAAAAGCAGCGGATCTCCATCGCCAGGGCGATTTTGAAGGATGCGCCCATCGTCATTCTGGATGAAGCCACCTCCAGCGTGGACCCGGAAAATGAACATGCGCTGCTCGCGGCCATCGGGGAGCTGACAAAGGGCAAGACGCTCATCACCATCGCCCACCGCCTGTCCACCGTGCGCACCGCCGATCAGATCGTGGTGATCGACAAGGGGAGAATCGTGCAGAAGGGCACGCACCGCGAGCTTGCCCGGCAGGACGGAATTTATCGGAGGTTTCTGAAGCTGCGCTCCGAATCCATCGGCTGGCAGCTGTAA